Proteins encoded in a region of the Streptomyces sp. NBC_00258 genome:
- a CDS encoding amidase codes for MTPDRAAGLAECARALAEGTVSSRALVEETLARIEAAQGTLNAFRLVRAEAALAEADAADKELAAGERRPLLGVPVAVKDDMDVAGEPTAFGCRGEFPPVAEDGEAVRRLRAAGAVVVGKTNTCEFGQWPFTEGPAFGDTRNPWHTGHTPGGSSGGSAAAVAAGLVPAALGSDGAGSVRIPASWTHLIGIKPQRGRISTWPRAESFHGITVNGTLARTVEDAALLLDSASGSHERDLHRPSALSVSDAVGRDPGRLRIALSLKPPFTALPARLRSDVRARVLALAERLAALGHEVEEADPPYGQIGLTFIPRATAGIAERVRETPHPDLLDRRTLEAARLGRVLGGAPLRLARRAEARLHRRIGALFDTYDVVLAPTTAAPPPRIGALHDLSGFGTDRAMIAACPYAWPWNVLGWPGVNVPAGFVDGSLPVGAQLLGPANSEPLLVSLAAQLEADQRWYERWPSGEVDGAVPEFGAPSGP; via the coding sequence GTGACTCCCGACCGTGCCGCGGGTCTCGCGGAGTGTGCCCGTGCCCTGGCCGAGGGAACGGTCTCCTCACGGGCGCTCGTCGAGGAGACCCTCGCCCGGATCGAGGCCGCTCAGGGCACGCTCAACGCCTTCCGGCTGGTACGTGCCGAGGCCGCGCTCGCCGAGGCCGACGCCGCGGACAAGGAGCTGGCGGCGGGCGAACGCCGACCGCTGCTCGGGGTCCCGGTCGCGGTCAAGGACGACATGGACGTGGCGGGCGAGCCGACCGCGTTCGGCTGCCGCGGGGAGTTCCCGCCGGTGGCCGAGGACGGCGAGGCGGTCCGCCGGCTGCGGGCGGCCGGGGCCGTGGTCGTCGGCAAGACCAACACCTGCGAGTTCGGACAGTGGCCCTTCACCGAGGGGCCGGCCTTCGGCGACACGCGCAACCCGTGGCACACCGGGCACACGCCGGGCGGTTCGTCCGGCGGTTCGGCGGCCGCGGTCGCGGCCGGTCTGGTGCCCGCCGCGCTGGGCTCGGACGGCGCGGGCTCCGTGCGGATCCCGGCCTCCTGGACGCATCTGATCGGCATCAAACCGCAGCGCGGCCGCATCTCGACCTGGCCCCGCGCGGAGTCCTTCCACGGCATCACGGTCAACGGCACGCTCGCCCGCACGGTCGAGGACGCCGCGCTGCTGCTGGACTCGGCGAGCGGCAGCCACGAGCGCGATCTGCACCGCCCGTCCGCGCTGAGCGTGTCGGACGCGGTGGGCCGCGATCCGGGCAGGCTGCGCATCGCGCTCTCGCTGAAGCCGCCGTTCACGGCGCTGCCCGCACGGCTGCGGTCCGACGTACGGGCCCGGGTCCTCGCGCTCGCGGAACGGCTGGCCGCGCTCGGCCACGAGGTCGAGGAGGCCGATCCGCCGTACGGGCAGATCGGGCTGACCTTCATCCCGCGCGCCACGGCCGGGATCGCGGAGCGAGTGCGCGAGACGCCCCATCCCGACCTGCTCGACCGGCGCACCCTGGAAGCCGCCCGACTGGGCCGGGTGCTCGGCGGGGCCCCGCTGCGGCTGGCCCGGCGCGCCGAGGCGAGGCTGCACCGGCGCATCGGCGCGCTCTTCGACACGTACGACGTGGTGCTCGCGCCGACGACAGCCGCTCCCCCGCCGCGCATCGGCGCCCTGCACGATCTGAGCGGCTTCGGCACCGACCGGGCCATGATCGCCGCCTGTCCGTACGCCTGGCCGTGGAACGTGCTGGGCTGGCCCGGCGTCAACGTCCCCGCGGGGTTCGTCGACGGCTCCCTGCCGGTGGGTGCGCAGCTGCTCGGGCCCGCGAACAGCGAACCCCTTCTCGTGTCGCTGGCCGCGCAGTTGGAGGCGGACCAGCGGTGGTACGAGCGCTGGCCGAGCGGTGAAGTGGACGGTGCCGTACCTGAGTTCGGGGCGCCCTCCGGCCCGTAG
- a CDS encoding SPFH domain-containing protein has translation MPMVVGVVAGAAVLALIFVVVVFKLMWRVAEPNEALIISGSKHRTEGLEEGMGFRIVTGRGTLVLPGVQAVRKLSLDLNETELSVDCVTHQGIPLKVRGVVIFKVGDDFVSIANAGRRFLDQQKLMSERVHNVFAGHLRSIVGGLTVEDMIRDRDKLTGQTRAACGTEMEKLGLIVDSLQIHEIEDPTGYIKNLAMPHAAAVQRDARIAQAEANRRATEAEQQAAARMSEATRDSEILQAGYQAERDNASAKARQAGPLADAAARQEVVVQETRVAELEAHRREQQLQADVRKPADAKAYEKRTLAEAERDVRISAAQAKAKETELAAAAEATRVTTAAGAEAEATKARGSAAATATRATGEAEAAAQQAKGLAIAESARAKGLAEAEAIKARAAALAENQEAVVAQQLAENWPEIVRAGAGAFGNVEHMVLLNGADGMSDMFAKALTMGGTGLGLARQLLSSMGQGQNGQVGKDSSAVNGFPAPPAASQKVPVDGES, from the coding sequence ATGCCGATGGTTGTCGGCGTCGTGGCGGGGGCAGCGGTCCTCGCGCTCATTTTCGTCGTTGTGGTCTTCAAGCTCATGTGGCGTGTCGCGGAGCCCAACGAAGCACTGATCATCTCCGGTTCGAAGCACCGCACCGAAGGCCTTGAGGAGGGCATGGGTTTCCGCATCGTCACCGGACGCGGCACGCTCGTGCTGCCTGGCGTCCAGGCGGTGCGCAAACTCTCGCTCGACCTCAACGAGACCGAGCTGTCCGTGGACTGCGTGACCCACCAGGGCATTCCGCTCAAGGTGCGGGGCGTGGTCATCTTCAAGGTGGGCGACGACTTCGTGTCGATCGCCAACGCGGGCCGCCGCTTCCTCGACCAGCAGAAGCTGATGTCGGAGCGGGTGCACAACGTGTTCGCAGGTCATCTGCGGTCCATCGTCGGCGGGTTGACGGTCGAGGACATGATCCGCGACCGCGACAAGCTCACCGGGCAGACCCGGGCCGCCTGCGGTACGGAGATGGAGAAGCTGGGACTGATCGTCGACTCGCTGCAGATCCACGAGATCGAGGATCCGACGGGCTACATCAAGAACCTGGCCATGCCGCACGCGGCGGCCGTGCAGCGGGACGCCCGGATCGCGCAGGCCGAGGCGAACCGGCGGGCCACCGAGGCCGAACAGCAGGCCGCCGCGCGGATGTCGGAGGCGACCCGGGACAGCGAGATCCTGCAGGCCGGATACCAGGCGGAGCGCGACAACGCCTCCGCCAAGGCCCGGCAGGCCGGACCGCTCGCCGACGCGGCCGCGCGGCAGGAGGTCGTGGTCCAGGAGACACGCGTCGCCGAGCTGGAGGCGCACCGCCGTGAGCAGCAGCTCCAGGCGGACGTCCGCAAGCCCGCGGACGCGAAGGCGTACGAGAAGCGCACGCTGGCCGAGGCCGAGCGCGACGTCCGGATCTCCGCGGCGCAGGCCAAGGCGAAGGAGACGGAGCTCGCGGCCGCGGCGGAGGCGACCCGGGTCACGACGGCCGCGGGTGCCGAGGCCGAGGCGACCAAGGCGCGTGGTTCGGCCGCCGCGACTGCGACCCGGGCCACGGGCGAGGCGGAGGCCGCCGCCCAGCAGGCCAAGGGCCTTGCGATCGCCGAGTCCGCGCGGGCCAAAGGGCTCGCGGAGGCCGAGGCCATCAAGGCACGGGCCGCTGCGCTGGCGGAGAACCAGGAGGCCGTTGTCGCACAGCAACTCGCCGAGAACTGGCCGGAGATCGTGAGGGCCGGTGCGGGGGCGTTCGGGAACGTGGAGCACATGGTGCTGCTCAACGGGGCCGACGGTATGTCTGACATGTTCGCCAAGGCTCTGACGATGGGTGGTACCGGGTTGGGGCTGGCTCGGCAGTTGCTGTCGTCGATGGGTCAGGGTCAGAACGGGCAGGTCGGTAAGGACAGTTCGGCGGTGAACGGGTTTCCTGCCCCGCCGGCCGCTTCGCAGAAGGTTCCGGTGGATGGGGAGTCGTAG
- a CDS encoding type II toxin-antitoxin system PemK/MazF family toxin produces the protein MCPVTASAEQDIPGHSGPSATVEADPRRVGQVRTEYSPAHDGDPDPGEIVWTWVPFEENDGRGKDRPVLVVARESAGTFLAVQLSSKRHDGDREWVPIGSGPWDRSGRDSWVDVDRVLRLHEKGMRREACALDRMRFNSVVHRLRERYGWR, from the coding sequence GTGTGCCCCGTGACTGCCTCTGCCGAGCAAGACATCCCCGGCCACTCCGGTCCCTCCGCCACCGTTGAGGCCGATCCGCGCCGGGTGGGTCAGGTGCGTACCGAGTACTCGCCCGCGCACGACGGGGATCCGGACCCGGGCGAGATCGTGTGGACGTGGGTGCCCTTCGAGGAGAACGACGGGCGCGGGAAGGACCGGCCGGTGCTGGTCGTCGCCCGTGAGTCCGCCGGGACGTTTCTCGCCGTGCAGCTGTCGAGCAAGCGGCACGACGGCGACCGGGAGTGGGTGCCGATCGGCAGCGGGCCGTGGGACCGGTCGGGGCGCGACTCATGGGTGGACGTGGACCGGGTGCTGCGGCTGCACGAGAAGGGGATGCGCCGGGAGGCGTGCGCGCTGGACCGGATGCGGTTCAACTCCGTGGTGCACCGGTTGCGGGAGCGCTACGGCTGGCGCTGA
- a CDS encoding TIGR02452 family protein, which yields MSARLRGIARQTEEIVAAGSYRASDGREVSIAAAVAAARQGTRMYGPGPVETPRTGPADPSGSGPVNPSRTSPEASSQAGPVDTFFEVTGESSLEAARRLPGPVAVLNFASARNPGGGYLNGAQAQEEALCRASALYTCVVEAREFYDHHRAHRDPFYTDRVIHSPAVPVFRDDRGRLLDEPYTAGFLTAAAPNAGVVLRTAPERVPELPRALAARAERVLETAAAHGYRRLVLGAWGCGVFQNDPAQVAGAFRALLTDGGRFAGSFEHIVFGVLDRTKGTVVLSAFERAFPEVLEAKAVQRQP from the coding sequence ATGAGTGCCCGCCTTCGCGGGATCGCGCGGCAGACGGAGGAGATCGTCGCGGCGGGTTCGTACCGCGCGTCCGACGGACGCGAGGTGTCGATCGCCGCGGCGGTGGCCGCCGCGCGACAGGGCACGCGGATGTACGGGCCAGGGCCTGTCGAGACACCGCGAACCGGTCCTGCGGATCCGTCCGGGAGCGGCCCGGTGAACCCCTCTCGGACCAGCCCTGAGGCGTCCTCGCAGGCTGGCCCGGTGGACACGTTCTTCGAGGTCACGGGCGAGAGCAGCCTGGAGGCGGCACGTCGGCTGCCCGGCCCGGTCGCGGTCCTGAACTTCGCCTCTGCACGCAACCCCGGCGGGGGCTATCTGAACGGCGCGCAGGCCCAGGAAGAGGCCCTGTGCCGTGCCTCCGCGCTGTACACGTGCGTGGTGGAGGCCCGGGAGTTCTACGACCACCACCGGGCGCACCGCGACCCCTTCTACACCGATCGGGTGATCCACTCACCGGCCGTCCCGGTTTTCCGCGACGACCGGGGACGGCTCCTGGACGAGCCGTACACCGCCGGATTCCTGACCGCCGCCGCGCCCAACGCCGGGGTGGTCCTGCGCACGGCACCGGAGCGTGTGCCCGAGCTGCCGCGCGCCCTCGCGGCACGGGCCGAGCGAGTCCTGGAGACGGCAGCGGCGCACGGCTACCGACGGCTGGTGCTCGGGGCCTGGGGCTGCGGTGTCTTCCAGAACGACCCGGCGCAGGTGGCGGGCGCGTTCCGCGCCCTCCTCACGGACGGCGGCCGGTTCGCCGGCTCCTTCGAGCACATCGTGTTCGGAGTCCTCGACCGTACGAAGGGCACGGTGGTCCTGAGCGCCTTCGAGCGGGCGTTCCCGGAGGTACTGGAGGCGAAGGCGGTTCAGCGCCAGCCGTAG
- the egtA gene encoding ergothioneine biosynthesis glutamate--cysteine ligase EgtA yields MSDSVSDCTERRRSAVTEAEVEALVRGICFKTGPPRFLGVELEWLVHESRSPRLPVPPERLEAAYAALRALPLSSALTVEPGGQLELSSAPAASLMECVGSVSADLDAVRAVLREADLALSGLGQDPWNPPTRFLHDPRYDAMETYLDRTGPEGRAMMCTSASVQVCLDAGYEEPGPLGHGRRWWLAHQLGAVLVAAFAHSPMAGGRLTGWRSTRQSLWAAMDPGRSSAPPLDGDPRTAWARHVLDAPVMCVRAPSGPWSVPEGMSFRAWTRSDAPPDREDLDYHQTTLFPPVRPRGHLELRMIDAQPGENGWIVPLAVTAALFDDAEAAETAYRTVKPLAERAGSLPAPRNPLWTAAARAGLTDPELREAAVTCFAAAADALPRIGASAEVQEAVAEFTDRYVARGRCPADDILDHADGTDQLFNGTELRSTEHLLPGKDIRT; encoded by the coding sequence ATGTCCGATTCGGTGAGTGACTGTACGGAGCGCCGCCGCTCCGCCGTCACCGAGGCCGAGGTGGAGGCGCTGGTCCGTGGTATCTGTTTCAAGACCGGCCCACCCCGATTCCTCGGTGTTGAACTCGAATGGCTCGTCCACGAGTCGCGTTCGCCGCGACTCCCCGTACCACCAGAACGTCTCGAAGCGGCCTACGCCGCACTGCGGGCCCTGCCCCTGAGTTCGGCGCTCACCGTCGAACCGGGTGGTCAGCTGGAGCTCAGCTCCGCTCCCGCCGCCTCCCTGATGGAGTGCGTGGGATCCGTGTCCGCCGACCTCGACGCCGTACGCGCGGTACTGCGCGAGGCGGACCTGGCCCTCAGCGGTCTCGGCCAGGATCCCTGGAACCCGCCCACCCGCTTCCTCCATGACCCGCGCTACGACGCCATGGAGACCTACCTCGACCGCACGGGCCCCGAGGGCCGCGCCATGATGTGCACCTCCGCCTCCGTCCAGGTCTGTCTGGACGCCGGGTACGAGGAGCCGGGCCCGCTCGGGCACGGGCGGCGCTGGTGGCTCGCGCATCAGCTGGGCGCGGTCCTGGTGGCCGCGTTCGCCCATTCCCCGATGGCCGGTGGTCGGCTCACGGGCTGGCGCTCCACCCGGCAGTCCCTGTGGGCCGCGATGGATCCGGGCCGTTCGAGCGCCCCGCCTCTCGACGGCGATCCGCGGACGGCCTGGGCCCGGCACGTCCTGGACGCGCCGGTGATGTGCGTCCGGGCGCCCAGCGGTCCCTGGAGCGTGCCGGAGGGGATGAGTTTCCGTGCGTGGACCCGGTCCGACGCACCGCCCGACCGGGAGGACCTCGACTACCACCAGACGACCCTGTTCCCGCCGGTGCGGCCGCGCGGCCATCTGGAGCTGCGCATGATCGACGCGCAGCCGGGCGAGAACGGCTGGATCGTGCCGCTCGCCGTGACGGCCGCGCTGTTCGACGACGCGGAGGCCGCCGAGACCGCGTACCGGACGGTCAAACCGCTCGCCGAGCGTGCCGGTTCGCTGCCCGCTCCGCGGAACCCGCTGTGGACGGCGGCCGCCCGCGCGGGTCTGACCGACCCCGAGTTGCGCGAGGCCGCCGTCACCTGTTTCGCGGCGGCCGCCGACGCCCTGCCCCGGATCGGCGCGAGCGCCGAGGTGCAGGAGGCGGTCGCGGAGTTCACCGACCGCTACGTGGCCCGGGGCCGCTGCCCCGCCGACGACATCCTCGACCACGCCGACGGCACCGACCAACTGTTCAACGGCACGGAACTCCGGAGCACGGAACACCTGCTCCCCGGGAAGGACATCCGCACATGA
- the egtB gene encoding ergothioneine biosynthesis protein EgtB yields MTGPDTHSSPTDPETLRKRALAALTTARDRTALLTSCVEDPELTAQHSPLMSPLVWDLAHIGNQEELWLLRTVAGRDAMRPEIDGIYDAFEHPRAERPSLPLLPPAEARHYAAEVRGRALDVLESASFQGTGTQLTEAGFAFGMIAQHEQQHDETMLITHQLRKGPTALTAPDPMPDPAFTGPSEVLVPGGPFTMGTSTEPWALDNERPAHQRLVPPFHIDTTPVTNGAYQAFMADGGYTDPRWWTPDGWAHIRAHSIEAPLFWRRESGEWLRRRFGVTELVPPNEPVLHVSWYEADAYARWAGRRLPTEAEWEKAARHDPAADRSTRYPWGDADPTPEHANLGQRHLRPAPAGSYPEGQSPLGVRQLIGDVWEWTSSDLLPYPGFSAFPYREYSEVFFGPEYKVLRGGSFAVDAVACRGTFRNWDYPIRRQIFSGFRTARDADPETV; encoded by the coding sequence ATGACCGGCCCCGACACCCACTCCTCCCCCACCGACCCGGAGACGCTCAGGAAGCGCGCGCTGGCGGCGCTGACCACGGCCCGTGACCGCACCGCGCTCCTGACCTCCTGTGTGGAGGATCCCGAACTGACCGCCCAGCACTCGCCGTTGATGTCGCCGCTGGTGTGGGACCTCGCGCACATCGGCAACCAGGAGGAGCTGTGGCTGCTGCGGACGGTCGCCGGCCGTGACGCGATGCGGCCCGAGATCGACGGCATCTACGACGCGTTCGAGCACCCGCGCGCGGAGCGGCCCTCGCTGCCGCTGCTGCCGCCCGCCGAGGCCCGCCACTACGCGGCCGAGGTGCGCGGCCGGGCGCTGGACGTCCTGGAGAGCGCCTCGTTCCAGGGCACGGGCACCCAGCTGACCGAGGCGGGCTTCGCCTTCGGCATGATCGCCCAGCACGAACAGCAGCACGACGAAACGATGCTGATCACCCATCAGCTGCGCAAGGGACCGACGGCACTGACGGCGCCGGACCCCATGCCCGACCCGGCGTTCACCGGGCCGTCCGAAGTGCTGGTCCCCGGCGGCCCGTTCACCATGGGCACGTCCACCGAGCCGTGGGCCCTGGACAACGAACGGCCCGCGCACCAGCGCCTCGTGCCGCCGTTCCACATCGACACGACTCCGGTCACCAATGGCGCGTACCAGGCGTTCATGGCGGACGGCGGCTACACCGACCCTCGCTGGTGGACGCCCGACGGCTGGGCCCACATCCGGGCGCACTCCATCGAGGCGCCGTTGTTCTGGCGCCGCGAGAGCGGCGAATGGCTCCGGCGGCGCTTCGGCGTCACCGAGCTGGTGCCGCCGAACGAGCCGGTTCTGCACGTCAGTTGGTACGAGGCCGACGCGTACGCCCGCTGGGCGGGCCGGCGGCTGCCGACCGAGGCCGAGTGGGAGAAGGCGGCCCGCCACGACCCGGCGGCCGACCGTTCCACGCGCTACCCGTGGGGCGACGCCGACCCGACGCCCGAGCACGCCAACCTCGGCCAGCGCCATCTGCGGCCGGCCCCCGCCGGCAGTTACCCGGAGGGCCAGTCCCCGCTCGGCGTACGGCAGTTGATCGGCGATGTGTGGGAGTGGACGTCCAGCGATCTGCTCCCCTACCCGGGCTTCTCGGCCTTCCCGTACAGGGAGTACTCGGAGGTCTTCTTCGGGCCCGAGTACAAGGTGCTGCGCGGCGGCTCGTTCGCGGTCGACGCCGTGGCCTGCCGGGGGACGTTCCGCAACTGGGACTACCCGATCCGGCGCCAGATCTTCTCCGGGTTCCGTACCGCTCGGGACGCCGACCCGGAGACCGTCTGA
- the egtC gene encoding ergothioneine biosynthesis protein EgtC, which yields MCRHLAFLGPEERLAKLLVDPAHSLFRQSWAPRRQQHGTVNADGFGVGWYAEGDPVPARYRRTGPIWGDQSFADLTRVVRSGALLAAVRDATVASADGEAAAAPFAAGTWLFSHNGAVAGWPRSLAPLARTLPAADLLSMEARCDSALVWALVLNRLRGGDEEGQALADTVLDVAAAAPGSRLNLLLTNGEVIAATAWGDTLWYLTEPGRRTVVASEPYDDDPHWQEVPDRTLLAASRTDVLLTPLKDVEEHLASAPPKEPST from the coding sequence ATGTGCCGTCATCTCGCGTTCCTGGGTCCCGAGGAGCGACTGGCGAAACTCCTCGTGGACCCGGCGCACAGCCTGTTCCGGCAGTCGTGGGCGCCCCGGCGGCAACAGCACGGGACCGTCAACGCCGATGGTTTCGGGGTCGGTTGGTATGCCGAGGGCGATCCGGTACCGGCGCGCTACCGGCGTACCGGGCCGATCTGGGGCGACCAGTCCTTCGCCGATCTCACGCGGGTGGTGCGCTCGGGCGCGCTGCTCGCCGCGGTGCGCGACGCGACCGTGGCGAGCGCGGACGGCGAGGCCGCGGCGGCGCCGTTCGCCGCGGGCACCTGGCTGTTCAGCCACAACGGCGCGGTCGCCGGCTGGCCGCGCTCCCTGGCCCCGCTCGCCCGGACACTGCCGGCCGCGGACCTGCTGTCGATGGAGGCGCGCTGCGACTCGGCGCTCGTCTGGGCGCTGGTCCTGAACCGGCTGCGCGGCGGCGACGAGGAGGGTCAGGCGCTCGCCGACACGGTCCTCGACGTCGCGGCGGCGGCCCCCGGTTCACGGCTCAACCTCCTGCTCACCAACGGCGAGGTGATCGCCGCCACCGCCTGGGGCGACACGCTCTGGTACCTGACCGAGCCCGGCCGGCGCACCGTCGTCGCGTCCGAGCCGTACGACGACGATCCGCACTGGCAGGAGGTGCCGGACCGCACCCTTCTGGCCGCGAGCCGCACGGACGTCCTGCTCACACCGCTCAAGGACGTGGAAGAACACCTGGCATCCGCCCCACCCAAGGAGCCCAGTACGTGA
- the egtD gene encoding L-histidine N(alpha)-methyltransferase: protein MSPFLVTRTLPEDATDAALRADVLHGLTRTPKTLPPKWFYDAHGSELFEKITELPEYYPTRAEREILVARAAEIAEATGARTLVELGSGSSDKTRHLLDAMPGLHTYVPVDVSESALTQAGHALIAERPSLDVHALIADFTGGLTLPDTPGPRLVAFLGGTIGNLLPAERATFLASVRSLLSPGDALLLGTDLVKDESVLVAAYDDAAGVTAAFNKNVLTVVDRELGANFDPDEFTHVALWDAEREWIEMRLRARSALTVKIPALDLAVDFAEGEEMRTEVSAKFREESVRTELAAAGLDLTHWWTDPEGRFALSLSTAR, encoded by the coding sequence GTGAGCCCGTTCCTCGTCACCCGCACCCTGCCCGAGGACGCCACCGACGCCGCCCTGCGCGCCGACGTCCTGCACGGCCTGACCCGCACGCCCAAGACGCTGCCGCCCAAGTGGTTCTACGACGCGCACGGCAGCGAGCTCTTCGAGAAGATCACCGAACTGCCCGAGTACTACCCCACGCGTGCCGAGCGCGAGATCCTCGTGGCCCGGGCCGCCGAGATCGCCGAGGCGACCGGCGCGCGCACCCTCGTCGAGCTGGGCTCCGGGTCGTCCGACAAGACCCGTCACCTCCTCGACGCCATGCCCGGCCTGCACACGTACGTGCCGGTCGACGTGAGCGAGAGCGCGCTCACCCAGGCCGGGCATGCGCTGATCGCGGAGCGTCCCTCGCTCGACGTGCACGCGCTGATCGCCGACTTCACCGGCGGTCTCACGCTGCCCGACACACCCGGTCCGCGGCTCGTCGCCTTCCTGGGCGGCACGATCGGCAATCTGCTGCCCGCCGAACGCGCCACGTTCCTGGCGTCCGTACGCTCCCTGCTGTCGCCGGGCGACGCCCTGCTGCTCGGCACCGACCTGGTCAAGGACGAGTCGGTCCTTGTCGCCGCCTACGACGACGCGGCCGGGGTGACGGCCGCGTTCAACAAGAACGTGCTGACCGTGGTCGACCGCGAGCTCGGCGCGAACTTCGACCCCGACGAGTTCACCCATGTCGCCCTCTGGGACGCCGAGCGGGAGTGGATCGAGATGCGGTTGCGCGCCCGTTCGGCGCTGACCGTGAAGATCCCCGCGCTCGACCTCGCCGTCGACTTCGCGGAGGGCGAGGAGATGCGGACCGAGGTGTCGGCGAAGTTCCGCGAGGAGAGCGTACGTACGGAGCTGGCCGCGGCCGGTCTTGACCTCACGCACTGGTGGACGGACCCCGAGGGGAGGTTCGCGCTGTCGCTGAGCACGGCCCGGTGA
- a CDS encoding dodecin, whose amino-acid sequence MSDHTYRITEIVGSSHEGIDEAIRNGIARASQTLRNLDWFEVTQVRGQIEDGQIKHYQVGLKVGFRLEDAG is encoded by the coding sequence ATGTCCGACCACACCTACCGGATCACCGAGATCGTCGGGAGCTCGCACGAGGGCATCGACGAGGCGATCCGCAACGGCATCGCCCGGGCCTCGCAGACCCTGCGCAACCTCGACTGGTTCGAGGTCACCCAGGTCCGCGGCCAGATCGAGGACGGGCAGATCAAGCACTACCAGGTCGGCCTGAAGGTCGGCTTCCGCCTGGAGGACGCGGGCTGA
- a CDS encoding phosphatase domain-containing protein produces MTNSSKPRRGSDARRPLAVFDLDGTLADTAHRQKFLERKPRDWDAFFAAASDDPPLAEGVALALEHARECEILYLTGRPERCRKDTEAWLAAQGLPEGRMRMRRNDDRRPARRTKLEILRGLAQGREIRVLVDDDELVCEDAERVGFTVVRARWAAASEALKVAQEREGRT; encoded by the coding sequence GTGACGAACAGCAGCAAGCCACGCCGCGGGTCGGACGCGCGCCGGCCCCTCGCCGTTTTCGACCTCGACGGCACCCTCGCCGACACCGCGCACCGGCAGAAGTTCCTGGAGCGCAAGCCGCGCGACTGGGACGCGTTCTTCGCGGCGGCGTCCGACGATCCGCCGCTCGCGGAGGGCGTCGCCCTCGCGCTGGAGCACGCGCGGGAGTGCGAGATCCTCTATCTGACCGGGCGGCCCGAGCGCTGCCGCAAGGACACGGAGGCCTGGCTCGCCGCCCAGGGTCTGCCCGAGGGCCGCATGCGGATGCGGCGCAACGACGACCGCAGGCCCGCACGGCGCACCAAGCTGGAGATCCTCCGCGGGCTGGCCCAAGGCCGTGAGATCCGGGTGCTCGTGGACGACGACGAGCTCGTGTGCGAGGACGCCGAACGGGTCGGCTTCACCGTCGTACGGGCGCGCTGGGCGGCCGCGTCCGAGGCGTTGAAGGTGGCGCAGGAGCGGGAGGGGCGGACCTGA
- a CDS encoding peptidoglycan-binding domain-containing protein, which translates to MRIGVLGALALLFAAGLTASPMMTAPAHAAYGPCNTTVKRTDGLGSGGNPGNHYKIPARTGNGLSCYMEYQTGSDNAVTALQRAITECYPGTYAARRIEDTGGADGSYGTGTVDAVRWLQANRLGVSADGDYGPATREQMEWPLYTESGRFIACLNPPF; encoded by the coding sequence ATGCGGATCGGAGTGTTGGGGGCTTTGGCTCTCCTCTTCGCCGCTGGCCTGACGGCCAGCCCGATGATGACTGCGCCCGCCCACGCCGCCTACGGTCCGTGCAACACGACGGTGAAGCGCACCGATGGGTTGGGCAGTGGCGGCAACCCTGGCAATCACTACAAAATCCCCGCGCGCACCGGTAACGGTCTGAGCTGTTACATGGAATATCAGACGGGCAGCGATAACGCCGTCACGGCGCTGCAGCGTGCCATCACTGAGTGCTACCCCGGTACCTATGCCGCCAGGCGGATCGAAGACACCGGAGGGGCAGACGGGAGCTACGGCACCGGCACGGTGGATGCCGTTCGGTGGCTCCAGGCCAACCGCCTCGGCGTGAGCGCCGACGGCGACTACGGGCCGGCGACCCGTGAACAGATGGAGTGGCCGCTGTATACCGAGAGCGGTCGTTTTATCGCCTGCCTCAACCCCCCTTTCTAG